One Calliopsis andreniformis isolate RMS-2024a chromosome 9, iyCalAndr_principal, whole genome shotgun sequence genomic window carries:
- the Tango9 gene encoding transport and golgi organization 9 isoform X1 yields MAWTHYQRILAILMVVTGSFNTLSVKYADLQIVPGENGEPRHFNHPFMQSCFMFLGEMMCFAVFKVLYCYYSRRGDNSVDNNPLTKGSHVFNPFILLIPALCDTMATSIMYVGLNMTYPSSFQMLRGAVIIFTAILSMGFLNRRLSSREWIGIGMVISGLALVGLSDIITIEDSDISTNSILTGDLLIICAQVITAVQMVVEEKFVAGQNIPALQAVGWEGIFGFISICILMIPLNFIHAPPPFVDNSRGTLEATKDALIQIGNSGHLLMAIVGISFSIAFFNFAGISVTKEISATTRMILDSIRTVVIWAFSLAFRWQKFHYLQLIGFTALLTGMSCYNNIIIPQLVRKCRSRLGRHRPPPTDRKHIINTAADDIPETQ; encoded by the exons ATGGCATGGACACATTATCAACGTATCTTAGCTATACTTATGGTTGTCACAGGATCATTTAATACTTTATCTGTAAA GTATGCAGATCTACAAATTGTACCAGGAGAAAATGGTGAGCCTAGGCATTTTAATCATCCTTTTATGCAATcttgttttatgtttcttggAGAAATGATGTGTTTTGCAGTATTCAAGGttctttattgctattatagtcgTAGAGGT GACAATTCAGTGGATAATAATCCTTTGACTAAAGGTTCACAtgtatttaatccttttattttGCTCATTCCTGCATTGTGTGATACAATGGCTACTTCCATTATGTATGTCGGTTTAAATATGACATACCCTAGTAGTTTCCAAATGTTACGTGGTGCTGTTATTATATTCACAGCTATACTTTCAATGGGTTTTCTCAATAGAAGACTAAGTAGTAGAGAATGGATAGGTATAGGGATGGTTATAAGTGGTCTAGCTCTTGTTGGACTTAGTGatataataactattgaagattcagatatCAGCACAAATTCTATTTTAACTGGAGATTTACTGATTATATGTGCTCag GTCATAACTGCAGTTCAAATGGTGGTGGAAGAAAAATTTGTGGCTGGTCAAAATATACCAGCTTTGCAAGCAGTTGGCTGGGAAG GTATTTTTGGATTCATTAGTATATGCATCTTGATGATTCCACTTAATTTTATACATGCACCACCTCCATTTGTTGATAATTCTCGAGGAACTCTTGAAGCCACTAAAGATGCACTAATTCAAATTGGAAATAGTGGACATTTATTAATGGCAATTGTTG GCATATCATTTAGCATAGCGTTTTTCAATTTTGCTGGCATTAGTGTTACCAAAGAAATAAGTGCTACTACGAGAATGATTTTAGATAGCATTAGGACTGTTGTTATATGGGCTTTCTCTTTAGCATTCAGATGGCAAAAATTCCATTACTTACAG CTCATTGGTTTCACAGCTCTGCTCACTGGGATGTCTtgttataataatattattattcctCAACTGGTGAGAAAATGTCGGTCTCGTTTAGGCCGTCATAGGCCACCTCCAACTGACCGCAAACATATTATTAATACAGCAGCGGATGACATTCCAGAAACTCAGTAA
- the Tango9 gene encoding transport and golgi organization 9 isoform X2 gives MAWTHYQRILAILMVVTGSFNTLSVKYADLQIVPGENVFKVLYCYYSRRGDNSVDNNPLTKGSHVFNPFILLIPALCDTMATSIMYVGLNMTYPSSFQMLRGAVIIFTAILSMGFLNRRLSSREWIGIGMVISGLALVGLSDIITIEDSDISTNSILTGDLLIICAQVITAVQMVVEEKFVAGQNIPALQAVGWEGIFGFISICILMIPLNFIHAPPPFVDNSRGTLEATKDALIQIGNSGHLLMAIVGISFSIAFFNFAGISVTKEISATTRMILDSIRTVVIWAFSLAFRWQKFHYLQLIGFTALLTGMSCYNNIIIPQLVRKCRSRLGRHRPPPTDRKHIINTAADDIPETQ, from the exons ATGGCATGGACACATTATCAACGTATCTTAGCTATACTTATGGTTGTCACAGGATCATTTAATACTTTATCTGTAAA GTATGCAGATCTACAAATTGTACCAGGAGAAAATG TATTCAAGGttctttattgctattatagtcgTAGAGGT GACAATTCAGTGGATAATAATCCTTTGACTAAAGGTTCACAtgtatttaatccttttattttGCTCATTCCTGCATTGTGTGATACAATGGCTACTTCCATTATGTATGTCGGTTTAAATATGACATACCCTAGTAGTTTCCAAATGTTACGTGGTGCTGTTATTATATTCACAGCTATACTTTCAATGGGTTTTCTCAATAGAAGACTAAGTAGTAGAGAATGGATAGGTATAGGGATGGTTATAAGTGGTCTAGCTCTTGTTGGACTTAGTGatataataactattgaagattcagatatCAGCACAAATTCTATTTTAACTGGAGATTTACTGATTATATGTGCTCag GTCATAACTGCAGTTCAAATGGTGGTGGAAGAAAAATTTGTGGCTGGTCAAAATATACCAGCTTTGCAAGCAGTTGGCTGGGAAG GTATTTTTGGATTCATTAGTATATGCATCTTGATGATTCCACTTAATTTTATACATGCACCACCTCCATTTGTTGATAATTCTCGAGGAACTCTTGAAGCCACTAAAGATGCACTAATTCAAATTGGAAATAGTGGACATTTATTAATGGCAATTGTTG GCATATCATTTAGCATAGCGTTTTTCAATTTTGCTGGCATTAGTGTTACCAAAGAAATAAGTGCTACTACGAGAATGATTTTAGATAGCATTAGGACTGTTGTTATATGGGCTTTCTCTTTAGCATTCAGATGGCAAAAATTCCATTACTTACAG CTCATTGGTTTCACAGCTCTGCTCACTGGGATGTCTtgttataataatattattattcctCAACTGGTGAGAAAATGTCGGTCTCGTTTAGGCCGTCATAGGCCACCTCCAACTGACCGCAAACATATTATTAATACAGCAGCGGATGACATTCCAGAAACTCAGTAA
- the Atpcl gene encoding ATP-citrate synthase, producing MSAKAIREATGKDLINRKLASGTNAVKCRFVTITEQTNWADVVIENPWLQTEKLVVKPDQLIKRRGKLGLIKVNANLATVKQWIAERMNKDQQIGKTVGKLRTFIIEPFVPHKQEEEAYVCIYSHRKADTILFHHEGGVDIGDVDAKALKLEIPVGEEAPDQNTLMEKLLVNVPNNKKEIIATFIESLYKLYVRLYFTYMEINPLVVTDNGIYILDLAAKLDTTADFICRPDWGEIDYPPPFGRDAYPEEAYIADLDSKSGASLKLTLLNPAGRIWTMVAGGGASVIYSDTICDLGAADELANYGEYSGAPSEQQTYDYAKTILSLMTKEKRAEGKILIIGGGIANFTNVAATFKGIVKALQEFQPKLVEHNIQIFVRRAGPNYQEGLRIIREVGKRLGIPVYVFGPETHMTAICAMALGKKPIPDPEAQEFSTANFLLPSGQDVGPSAPPKSTSVSPTKQQALKPSDSVDGSSNKQLFSNKTRAIIWGMQTRAVQSMLDFDFVCRRSEPSVAAMVYPFTGDHKQKFYWGHKEILIPVYKQMKDAMSKHPDADVMVTFASLRSAYDSAVETMQFPQIRTIAIIAEGIPENMTRKLILLAQQKGVTIIGPATVGGVKPGCFKIGNTGGMMDNILHSKLYRPGSIAYVSRSGGMSNELNNIISKASNGVLEGVAIGGDRYPGTTFMDHILRYQDNPEVKLIVLLGEVGGVEEYEVCEALKTKRITKPLIAWCIGTCASMFNSEVQFGHAGSIAHSNLETALAKNAALKAAGAHVPDSFDSLGDLMHNVYEKLVKEGTIIPAPEVPPPTVPMDYSWARELGLIRKPASFMTSICDERGQELLYAGMPVTEVLKQNVGIGGVVSLLWFQRCLPSMYCKFLEMSLMLTADHGPAVSGAHNTIVCARAGKDLVSSLVSGLLTIGDRFGGALDGAARMFSEAYDAGLHPQEFVNNMRKQGKLIMGIGHRIKSINNPDMRVKLIKEFVLENFPAKPLVEYALEVEKITTSKKPNLILNVDGVIACAFVDMLRNSGSFTREEAQEYIEIGAINSLFVLGRSIGFIGHYMDQKRLKQGLYRHPWDDISYVLPEQYN from the exons ATGTCTGCAAAAGCAATTCGTGAGGCTACTGGGAAGGATCTCATTAATCGCAAGCTTGCTTCTGGTACAAATGCAGTAAAATGTCGATTTGTGACTATCACAGAACAAACAAATTGGGCAGATGTTGTGATCGAAAATCCATGGCTTCAAACAGAAAAATTAGTTGTAAAGCCTGATCAATTGATCAAGCGACGTGGAAAACTTGGTTTGATTAAAGTAAATGCAAATTTAGctactgtaaaacaatggattgCAGAAAGAATGAATAAAGATCAGCAAATAGGAAAAACAGTAGGAAAGTTACGAACATTTATCATTGAACCATTTGTTCCTCATAAACAG GAAGAAGAAGCTTATGTTTGTATTTATTCTCATCGAAAAGCTGATACTATTTTATTTCATCATGAAGGAGGTGTTGATATTGGAGATGTTGATGCAAAGGCATTAAAATTGGAAATACCTGTTGGAGAGGAGGCACCGGATCAGAATACATTAATGGAAAAATTATTAGTGAATGTACCTAATAACAAGAAAGA aataattgctacatttATAGAGTCCTTGTATAAGCTATATGTTCGCCTATATTTCACATACATGGAAATAAATCCATTAGTGGTGACAGACAATGGGATTTACATTCTGGATCTTGCTGCCAAATTGGATACAACTGCAGACTTTATCTGTAGACCAGATTGGGGAGAAATTGACTACCCACCACCATTCGGAAGGGATGCCTATCCAGAGGAGGCCTATATTGCTGATTTAGATTCTAAGTCTGGAGCTAGCTTGAAATTGACTCTTCTCAATCCAGCTGGTCGGATATGGACAATGGTTGCTGGCGGTG GCGCATCTGTGATATACTCGGATACGATTTGTGATTTGGGTGCGGCGGATGAGCTggctaattatggtgaatattctgGTGCGCCCAGTGAACAACAGACTTACGATTATGCAAAAACTATTTTGAGCCTAATGACAAAAGAGAAACGGGCGGAaggaaaaatattgattatcggTGGAGGTATCGCTAATTTTACGAATGTAGCTGCCACTTTTAAGGGTATCGTAAAGGCATTACAAGAATTTCAGCCTAAACTTGTCGAACACAATATACAGATATTCGTAAGGAGAGCAGGACCAAATTATCAAGAGGGTCTAAG AATTATACGCGAAGTTGGTAAAAGGCTTGGTATTCCCGTTTACGTATTTGGCCCAGAAACTCACATGACTGCTATATGTGCAATGGCTTTGGGCAAAAAGCCTATTCCTGATCCTGAAGCTCAGGAATTTTCTACAGCTAATTTTCTCTTACCTTCTGGACAAGATGTAGGCCCCTCAGCTCCTCCAAAAAGTACATCCGTCTCGCCTACTAAACAACAAGCATTGAAACCAAGTGATTCTGTCGATGGATCGTCAAACAAACAGCTTTTTAGTAATAAAACTAGGGCCATTATATGGGGGATGCAAACCAGAGCCGTTCAAAGTATGTTAGACTTTGACTTCGTCTGTCGTAGATCGGAACCATCTGTAGCTGCCATGGTGTATCCCTTCACGGGAGACCATAAACAAAAATTCTATTGGGGTCATAAAGAA ATACTTATTCCGGTTTACAAACAAATGAAAGATGCCATGAGCAAACACCCAGATGCTGACGTTATGGTCACATTTGCGTCCTTGAGATCTGCCTATGACAGTGCAGTTGAAACAATGCAGTTCCCCCAAATTCGTACAATTGCTATTATTGCTGAAGGCATACCTGAAAACATGACAAGGAAATTAATTTTACTAGCGCAACAAAAAGGTGTTACAATTATCGGTCCAGCTACTGTTGGAGGCGTTAAACCAGGTTGCTTCAAGATCGGAAATACCGGTGGAATGATGGATAATATCCTTCATAGCAAACTGTATAGACCCGGCag TATTGCATACgtgtctcgatctggtggtatgtCGAATGAATTGAACAATATCATTTCAAAAGCCTCCAATGGTGTATTAGAGGGTGTTGCAATTGGAGGAGATCGTTACCCGGGAACTACGTTTATGGATCATATACTACGTTATCAGGACAATCCTGAAGTTAAACTTATCGTTCTCCTGGGTGAAGTTGGAGGCGTAGAAGAATACGAAGTCTGCGAAGCATTGAAAACTAAGAGAATCACGAAGCCGTTGATTGCTTGGTGTATTGGTACTTGTGCCAGTATGTTCAATTCTGAAGTACAATTTGGCCACGCTGGATCAATTGCCCATAGCAATCTAGAAACAGCTTTAGCCAAAAATGCTGCATTGAAAGCTGCTGGTGCCCATGTTCCTGACAGTTTCGACAGTCTTGGTGATTTAATGCATAACGTTTACGAGAAACTTGTAAAAGAAGGAACTATCATTCCAGCACCTGAAGTTCCACCACCAACAGTTCCCATGGATTATAGTTGGGCTAGG GAACTCGGCCTGATACGAAAACCAGCTTCATTTATGACATCCATATGTGACGAACGTGGTCAAGAATTATTGTATGCTGGAATGCCTGTGACAGAAGTTCTTAAGCAGAATGTAGGGATAGGTGGTGTAGTCTCATTGCTGTGGTTCCAACGATGTTTGCCATCTATGTATTGTAAATTCCTTGAAATGTCTTTAATGTTAACGGCTGATCATGGCCCTGCTGTATCTGGAGCACACAATACTATTGTTTGCGCAAGAGCTGGTAAAGATTTGGTCAGCTCTTTAGTATCTGGTCTTTTAACTATA GGTGATCGTTTCGGTGGAGCATTAGATGGCGCAGCTCGTATGTTTTCTGAAGCATACGACGCCGGTTTACATCCGCAAGAATTTGTAAACAATATGCGTAAACAGGGCAAGCTAATTATGGGTAttggccatcgcataaaatctaTAAATAATCCAGATATGCGGGTGAAGCTTATCAAAGAATTTGTACTAGAAAACTTCCCCGCTAAGCCTTTAGTTGAATATGCATTAGAAGTTGAAAAAATAACTACAAGCAAAAAGCCTAACTTAATTCTTAATGTGGATGGTGTTATCGCTTGTGCCTTTGTCGATATGCTGAGGAACAGTGGAAGTTTTACAAGAGAAGAAGCACAGGAATACATCGAAATCGGTGCTATAAATAGTTTATTTGTTCTTGGTAGGAGTATAGGTTTTATTG GTCATTACATGGATCAAAAGAGATTGAAACAAGGTCTATATAGACATCCTTGGGACGATATTTCCTACGTATTGCCCGAGCAATACAATTGA
- the LOC143183241 gene encoding integrator complex assembly factor Brat1: MMTSLKNDEKLAEVLELFLLPNYNIVSTSYLDLLLTHISKDIKECSKNDYEHCELFQKWVLKALDTWSSDCKPSQSISIFTLKLVGIISCDELRFHHWQCKNVYNRLCDLLKLRKDDLAASVKMAYTIMLSELIKHRSGREWIIESGVWKDIVKYAHWNHTLYVTRESHKFLWLLLLHEYQNINFCKEVILTISAPLITKPLESKVHPVSEDNYLEQNKLLCTTLDLLISIIENTLSANMDNNIPELCEEIIDLDIRVKALFETCLSTKLFPHVHKLLLLCLLIPIKRAIREGQEIIDVEISRKFCYNLCYMSMILLSKKYVIELVKMNKLLLVYWKKLQSLRKFVLPNEHKLEHQAISIMVLPLATCIKHSYVSHDLFDMFITKMFIVTCTAIQRLAYNIRDTIFKNDLPVAQISKGCIDMLLEITEIMDRDIAVITFQTLCHVLKNCVPYVCDGAKNTSNVTNSENGPRKHVFKSPLEGDPMIEHPTLLASLLNGLAVMTEKFKLKWQECVETICLTSLAQEILNHPGIVPMVSVNALKVCKLSIQNFMPPNLVLLVETDSHMNEIGPTLFKRLHDVNWEVRDSVLEVLNTIAIISEDKYPAFQEFLLVNQFLQVAVEIAKTDSESYVRASALTFVASTVRIQKLWEQKLSQLNLPDFAIYLFNNESEAIVRKEAVILIKELYVHCKLPKNVVDSMSQAMAIAAVSDLHWEVKISALEYWKQFIKSHLSDQGVLDGHFPKVTFSKEHRKIVSLNETEIKRRLNKALDELAKQNCLGVLLVTLEDDSDFEVCRTSATIINTLKGFLLKYKLNEPFPQLPLPKDSATIDVSYIKRESVNSVENSDAKDLFSNSSNVIDEIVDVNDTNLLVSIYKHSMKMDEGTQKAEEKTFQFISCVTRQTFLQTIFNSDIHAYIEEKSRWLTTYTTSFESTLDDILTLHQQGDVNSMDCY, translated from the exons ATGATGACATCGTTAAAGAACGATGAAAAATTAGCCGAAGTTttggaattatttttattacctaATTATAACATTGTGTCTACTTCTTATCTTGACCTCCTGTTGACTCACATTTCTAAGGATATAAAAGAAT GTAGTAAAAATGACTATGAGCATTGTGAGTTGTTTCAAAAGTGGGTATTAAAGGCATTAGATACCTGGAGTTCGGATTGTAAACCTTCACAATCTATAAGCATATTCACTTTAAAGCTTGTGGGAATAATATCATGTGATGAATTACGTTTTCATCACTGGCAATGTAAAAATGTATATAACAGGCTATGTGATCTTCTTAAACTTCGTAAGGATGATTTAGCAGCATCTGTTAAAATGGCTTATACTATAATGTTATCTGAGTTGATTAAGCATCGAAGTGGCAGGGAATGGATTATCGAGTCTG GTGTTTGGAAGGATATTGTGAAATATGCACATTGGAATCATACATTGTACGTTACACGTGAAAGTCATAAGTTTTTGTGGCTTCTGCTTTTACATGAATATCAGAATATAAATTTTTGTAAAGAGGTAATTCTAACAATTTCTGCTCCATTAATAACTAAGCCTTTGGAATCTAAAGTACATCCAGTGTCGGAAGATAATTATTTAGAACAAAATAAGTTATTGTGTACTACATTAGATTTATTAATTAGTATCATTGAAAATACGTTATCTGCAAACATGGATAATAATATTCCTGAATTATGTGAAGAAATTATTGACTTGGATATAAGAGTAAAGGCTCTTTTTGAAACATGTCTTAGCACAAAACTTTTCCCACATGTTCATAAACTATTATTGCTGTGCTTACTTATACCAATAAAACGTGCAATCAGAGAAGGTCAAGAGATTATTGATGTTGAAATATCACGCAAATTTTGTTACAACTTGTGTTATATGTCAATGATACTTTTATCAAAGAAATATGTAATAGAACTAGTGAAAATGAATAAGCTTTTACTGGTATATTGGAAGAAACTTCAGTCATTGCGCAAATTTGTGCTACCAAATGAACACAAGCTTGAACATCAAGCTATAAGTATAATG GTTTTACCCTTAGCTACATGCATTAAACATTCATACGTCAGTCATGATCTTTTTGATATGTTTATTACCAAAATGTTCATTGTAACATGTACAGCAATCCAAAGGTTAGCATATAATATTAGAgatacaatatttaaaaatgatttaCCAGTGGCACAAATATCTAAAGGGTGTATCGATATGCTTTTAGAAATTACAGAAATCATGGACAgg GATATCGCAGTAATTACCTTCCAAACACTGTGTCATGTGCTAAAAAATTGTGTGCCATATGTATGTGATGGAGCTAAAAATACAAGCAATGTAACAAATTCAGAGAATGGACCAAGAAAACATGTGTTTAAATCTCCATTGGAAGGAGATCCTATGATTGAACATCCTACTTTGCTAGCATCACTTTTAAATGGGTTAGCAGTTATGACAGAGAAATTTAAGTTAAAATGGCAAGAATGTGTTGAAACTATATGCTTAACATCCCTTGCACAAGAAATCTTAAATCATCCAGGAATAGTGCCTATG GTCTCTGTAAACGCTTTAAAAGTATGTAAATTATCGATTCAAAATTTTATGCCGCCCAATTTAGTATTACTTGTTGAGACGGACAGCCATATGAATGAAATAGGACCAACACTTTTCAAAAGATTACATGATGTAAATTGGGAAGTAAGAGATAGTGTATTGGAAGTTCTCAATACTATTGCTATTATTTCAGAAGATA AATACCCAGCATTCCAAGAATTTTTATTGGTGAATCAATTTCTACAAGTAGCAGTTGAAATTGCTAAAACGGATAGTGAAAGTTACGTTCGGGCGTCTGCTTTGACTTTTGTTGCAAGTACTGTTCGCATACAAAAACTTTGGGAGCAAAAGTTATCACAGCTTAACCTACCT GACTTTGCCATATatttattcaataatgaaaGTGAAGCTATAGTTAGAAAGGAAgctgtaattttaataaaagaatTATATGTACATTGTAAATTACC AAAGAATGTTGTCGACTCAATGTCAcaagcaatggctatagctgctgtctcTGATCTCCATTGGGAAGTGAAAATTAGTGCTCTAGAATATTGGAAACAATTCATAAAGTCACATTTGTCAGACCAAGGAGTGCTTGATGGTCATTTTCCGAAAGTAACATTTTCAAAAGAACatagaaaaattgtttcattaaaTGAAACTGAAATAAAACGAAGACTTAACAAAGCATTGGATGAATTGGCAAAACAAAATTGCTTAGGT GTTCTTTTAGTCACCTTAGAAGATGATAGTGATTTTGAAGTATGCAGAACATCAGCTACTATAATCAATACATTAAAAGGATttcttttaaaatacaaattaaatgaaCCGTTTCCACAATTGCCATTACCAAAAGATAGTGCTACAATAGATGTTTCGTATATTAAACGTGAATCAGTAAACAGTGTTGAAAATTCTGATGCTAAAGATTTATTTAGCAACTCCAGTAACGTGATTGATGAAATCGTAGATGTAAACGATACAAATCTACTGGTTTCTATTTATAAACATTCAATGAAAATGGATGAAGGAACACAAAAAGCTGAAGAAAAAACATTTCAATTTATTTCTTGCGTGACAAGACAAACTTTCCTCCAAACAATTTTTAATTCAGACATTCATGCTTACATTGAAGAGAAAAGTCGCTGGTTGACTACATATACTACTAGTTTTGAATCTACATTGGATGATATACTAACACTACACCAACAAGGAGACGTAAATTCAATGGATTGCTACTAA
- the LOC143183294 gene encoding uncharacterized protein LOC143183294: MTLYNCIVCNHTNNSVENLHNHHIQYHSLEELSHTIINLQGLNKHVTPRVLDDSNNNTCVNSQISDYDKETIASHDEKFCSLNCSQYIMWEHELNKRTEICDEDFYNIIEMLCNDLKARKHKSKKRKNDINTSIENKENFEHKICQKSKNETIETLSKDINTFNDYPSQVSTPIIACNNVQDTEHVIVNAAFSNEITILQTENPTNTENNNITPLALVKTKSEEKILTSDLLNSYFP; this comes from the coding sequence ATGACACTATACAACTGTATTGTCTGCAATCACACAAACAATTCTGTTGAAAATTTACATAATCATCATATCCAGTATCATAGCCTAGAAGAACTATCAcatacaattatcaatcttcaaggaCTTAATAAACATGTTACACCTAGAGTTTTGGATGATAGTAATAACAATACATGTGTAAACAGTCAAATAAGTGATTATGATAAAGAAACCATAGCCAGCCATGATGAAAAATTTTGTTCATTAAACTGCAGTCAATATATCATGTGGGAACATGAATTAAATAAAAGAACAGAAATATGTGATGAAGATTTTTATAATATCATTGAGATGTTATGCAATGATTTAAAAGCAAGAAAACATAAAagcaaaaagagaaaaaatgaCATAAATACAAGTattgaaaataaagaaaattttgAACATAAAATTTGCCAAAAAAGTAAAAATGAAACCATAGAAACTTTGAGCAAAGACATAAACACATTCAATGATTATCCTTCTCAAGTTTCTACACCAATTATTGCATGTAATAATGTTCAGGATACAGAACATGTAATTGTTAATGCAGCTTTCAGTAATGAAATTACAATCTTACAAACAGAAAATCCAACAAATACTGAAAATAATAATATCACACCATTGGCATTAGTTAAAACTAAATCTGAAGAGAAAATTCTAACAAGTGATTTATTAAACAGTTATTTTCCCTGA